One Cupriavidus necator N-1 DNA window includes the following coding sequences:
- a CDS encoding Zn-ribbon domain-containing OB-fold protein, protein MYPAYLEDADPAILRQPVLYADINYDVGETNGRFFAALRDHGKITATHCAACARTYVPPRLSCPECFAELHDWVDVSDTGTLVSYTIVREPGMLQPVARPYVLGLIRLDGADTALAHYLGEIDPAAVKPGMRVRAVLAEERVGNILDIRYFKPVGDSA, encoded by the coding sequence ATGTATCCCGCTTACCTGGAAGACGCGGACCCGGCCATCCTGCGCCAGCCGGTGCTGTATGCCGACATCAACTACGACGTCGGCGAGACCAACGGCCGCTTCTTCGCCGCACTGCGCGACCACGGCAAGATCACCGCGACCCATTGCGCCGCCTGTGCGCGCACCTACGTGCCGCCGCGGCTTTCCTGCCCCGAGTGCTTTGCCGAACTGCACGACTGGGTCGACGTCAGCGACACCGGAACACTGGTGTCCTACACCATTGTGCGCGAGCCCGGGATGCTGCAACCGGTGGCCCGCCCCTATGTCCTGGGGCTGATCCGCCTCGATGGGGCCGACACCGCGCTGGCGCACTACCTCGGCGAGATCGATCCCGCGGCCGTGAAGCCCGGAATGCGCGTGCGCGCAGTGTTGGCCGAAGAGCGCGTGGGAAATATCTTGGACATCCGCTATTTCAAACCGGTCGGCGATAGCGCCTGA